In the Paraflavitalea devenefica genome, one interval contains:
- a CDS encoding ligand-binding sensor domain-containing protein yields MINLSSIASNVNKKLLFGIIGLLWHLLTVAQSQDFVFKTFTTKDGLSYNLVNSLWQDREGYIWIGTFNGLNRYDGSRFVVFKYDRNNPHSLAHNNVSAICEDKTGDIWLGTPNGVSRYNKERNLFINYLLATGSGDASRENDVSNIVCDHEGTIWVTTLGGLYEFIPGSDHFKRYRFDPADSTTLSSNRVHRNAMTLDPKHQLLWIGTVSGINCFDIKKKVAFSYRHNPQQLPLFDNHNTYPLTFDKLGRLVYGDYNRNQIVYYSPDTKSLADTDAIVKNNPGNSSAPLSQLFFDRNNNAWASSAHYFVTYKQANQETWREVTHDAASPSSIGSDFFWAALQTRDGAVYIGGLYGLSVYNPAHTFRSVHKPVQQLPALKKSPNFNSLAADEQGVLWLGSIGKGLVRYDFTTNQYEHFMVPARGKTEVAVNTIIHIARIDDELWLSTNEGIHIFNPVTHRFRQFNPAGPEERLDEAYIHWTYMDKRRQIWFSAWSKFLYRYDPATRQCVRYNPDSVHVDPSKGSYVKSISEDKQGNVWMGTYSGRLYKYNRARDDFESFIPDRNKKPLVLQRPINDLYADERGKVWMATEGGGLIRFDPADNSFKSWMEADGLIMDVCKTVLPDKQGKIWIGTYEGYTLFDPLNESIENPYIDFGQRENNFFSGGRCLLNDGRLVFCSVGSFIVVDPLQINTKRNKPVPVISGITVFEKLTPLYRNNSSVNLTYKENFFTIDFSTLSLHQDAAIEYAYRLVNYDKDWVISNRNFAPYTGVSGGDYQFEVKARYKDGPWSEATVLSIYIKPPFWETWWFRIVVGLLVIACIVLIVKLREKRLVKEQQVKSEFRERLTSSEMKALRSQMNPHFLYNSLNAIRLFVLQNDSDNAEKYLVKFARLMRLILDNSRQDWINLGSEVEQLQLYLELEQLRFDNKFDFSVQVDASLHKENTSVPPMIIQPYIENSILHGIAHKKSKGMITVTIQPSNGHLECIVEDDGVGRGKAQELKSKKLTSHKSVGLQVTRERLQLISERTGKAAGVEVVDLYNGVQEATGTKVIICLPLVSQ; encoded by the coding sequence GGGAAGGGTATATCTGGATAGGTACTTTCAACGGGCTGAACCGGTATGATGGATCCCGCTTTGTAGTATTTAAATATGACCGTAATAACCCTCATTCCCTGGCCCATAATAATGTTAGTGCCATCTGTGAAGACAAAACAGGGGATATATGGCTGGGAACACCTAATGGTGTAAGCCGGTATAATAAGGAGCGTAACCTTTTTATTAATTACCTGCTTGCAACAGGATCCGGGGATGCTTCCCGGGAAAATGACGTGAGCAATATTGTTTGTGATCATGAAGGTACTATCTGGGTAACTACTTTAGGAGGGCTGTATGAATTTATTCCGGGCAGCGATCATTTTAAAAGATACAGATTTGATCCTGCTGATTCTACTACATTAAGTTCAAACCGGGTGCACCGTAATGCTATGACGCTGGATCCTAAGCATCAGTTATTATGGATCGGCACAGTAAGTGGTATTAATTGTTTTGATATAAAGAAGAAGGTGGCCTTCAGTTACCGCCATAACCCGCAGCAGTTGCCCTTATTTGATAATCACAATACTTATCCGTTGACTTTTGATAAACTGGGCAGACTGGTGTATGGTGACTATAACCGGAATCAGATTGTTTATTATTCGCCGGATACCAAATCATTGGCGGATACTGATGCAATAGTGAAAAATAACCCCGGGAATAGTTCTGCTCCTTTATCCCAGCTATTCTTTGATAGAAATAACAATGCCTGGGCCAGCAGTGCGCATTATTTTGTGACTTACAAACAAGCGAACCAGGAAACCTGGCGGGAGGTAACACATGATGCAGCCAGCCCATCCAGTATTGGTTCTGATTTCTTCTGGGCAGCCCTGCAAACCCGGGATGGTGCTGTGTATATTGGCGGCTTGTATGGGTTGTCTGTTTATAATCCTGCCCATACTTTTCGTTCGGTACACAAGCCTGTACAGCAACTGCCAGCACTTAAAAAGTCGCCTAACTTTAATTCCCTTGCTGCCGATGAGCAAGGTGTTTTATGGCTGGGCAGTATAGGGAAGGGGTTAGTGCGTTATGACTTTACTACCAACCAGTATGAACATTTCATGGTACCTGCCCGGGGGAAAACGGAAGTGGCTGTTAATACTATTATACATATCGCCCGTATTGATGATGAGCTTTGGTTAAGCACGAATGAAGGTATCCATATCTTCAATCCGGTTACCCACCGGTTCAGGCAATTCAATCCTGCGGGACCTGAAGAACGATTAGATGAGGCCTATATTCACTGGACCTATATGGACAAGCGAAGGCAGATCTGGTTTTCTGCCTGGTCAAAGTTCCTTTACCGCTATGATCCTGCAACCAGGCAATGTGTGCGTTATAACCCGGATAGTGTGCATGTTGATCCTTCTAAAGGCAGTTATGTGAAATCAATATCAGAGGATAAGCAGGGTAATGTATGGATGGGTACTTACTCTGGCAGGCTGTACAAATATAACCGGGCCAGGGATGATTTTGAATCTTTTATTCCTGACCGGAATAAAAAGCCATTGGTTTTGCAACGGCCCATTAATGATCTTTATGCCGATGAAAGAGGCAAGGTATGGATGGCAACAGAAGGTGGAGGGCTTATTCGTTTTGATCCGGCAGACAATAGTTTTAAATCATGGATGGAGGCGGACGGCCTAATTATGGATGTGTGTAAAACAGTGCTGCCGGATAAGCAAGGTAAGATCTGGATAGGGACCTATGAAGGTTATACCCTATTCGATCCTTTGAATGAAAGCATTGAGAATCCTTATATAGATTTTGGTCAACGGGAGAATAATTTTTTCTCAGGGGGACGGTGCTTGTTGAATGATGGCAGGCTGGTTTTTTGTAGCGTGGGTAGTTTTATAGTGGTAGATCCCTTGCAGATCAATACCAAGCGTAATAAACCCGTTCCGGTAATCAGTGGCATTACCGTCTTTGAGAAACTGACGCCGCTCTACCGGAATAACAGTTCTGTGAACCTTACTTATAAGGAGAACTTTTTTACAATTGACTTTTCTACGCTGAGCCTGCATCAGGATGCTGCTATTGAATATGCCTACCGCCTGGTGAATTATGATAAGGACTGGGTGATCAGCAACCGCAATTTTGCTCCTTATACAGGCGTAAGCGGCGGCGATTATCAGTTTGAAGTGAAAGCCCGCTATAAAGATGGTCCCTGGAGTGAGGCCACCGTCCTGTCTATTTATATTAAGCCGCCTTTTTGGGAAACCTGGTGGTTCCGGATTGTGGTGGGGCTGCTGGTGATCGCGTGTATTGTACTGATCGTAAAGCTGCGTGAAAAAAGGCTGGTGAAAGAGCAGCAGGTGAAGAGTGAGTTCCGGGAAAGGCTTACTTCTTCGGAGATGAAAGCCCTGCGGTCGCAGATGAACCCGCATTTCCTGTACAACTCCTTGAATGCCATTCGCCTGTTCGTACTGCAAAACGACAGTGACAATGCCGAGAAGTACCTGGTAAAGTTTGCCCGCCTGATGCGGCTGATCCTGGACAATTCCCGGCAGGACTGGATCAACCTGGGCAGCGAGGTGGAACAATTGCAGTTGTACCTGGAGCTGGAGCAACTGCGGTTCGACAATAAGTTTGATTTCTCTGTGCAGGTTGATGCTTCGTTGCACAAGGAGAATACTTCTGTGCCCCCGATGATCATACAGCCTTATATTGAGAATTCCATTTTGCATGGCATTGCCCATAAAAAGAGTAAGGGAATGATCACGGTGACTATCCAGCCCTCCAACGGTCACCTGGAGTGTATCGTGGAAGATGACGGGGTAGGTCGGGGCAAGGCGCAGGAATTAAAGAGTAAGAAGTTAACCTCCCATAAAAGCGTTGGCCTGCAGGTAACCAGGGAACGTTTGCAGCTTATCAGTGAGCGTACGGGCAAAGCGGCCGGTGTGGAGGTGGTAGACTTGTATAATGGTGTACAGGAAGCTACTGGCACCAAAGTGATTATCTGCCTGCCATTGGTATCGCAATAA
- a CDS encoding BamA/TamA family outer membrane protein: MPFIIRWEAMLFKWLFIFFCCALALLPAIESPAQVTPDTAIKKVDLKSDTVKRASIDSFILKRKGLLGKLARNLLSNNPTGDVVTGPIRNDLLFSIYNGRVIRSITIAGLDFGTLITDTSKTFKNWLTNLANNFHHKTRGYVIRNNLFFKVGDRVFPYLLADNERHLRDQPYLQDARIVIRSSDRSFDSVDITIFTKDVLSIGGSFRMHNSTSVSGTIREDNLGGWGDRLQGSLLYDQQRKEKVGYGAEFIKRNIAGSFIDGYVGYDDFNDAFNSGRDEEITYYARLIRPLVHPYLRFTYAGEVAYHKTQNMYLPDSIYESDAHYRYFNYDTWLGWNTGAYSVGNVQNQNGRTRTLLGVRFFRKQFQEVPKVFSEEFYYDYIDRVAALGSVSIFRQDFYKVRYVYGFGRNEDVPEGVDVSLTAGWTRTQGRDRPYAGIDFQRFYFTEKEDYFNYTARIGGYLHKNTLEDVDILFNLDFFSRLQTLSKKWKQRSFLSAGITLQAGTELNPPLFLESPFGLPEMRNGKRTFGEIRTTVKGESVFFSPWMFLNFRFAPFIFGNATLLTPEKQDLKKSDLYSSVGGGIRTRNESLIFGTIELKGYFFPRKNYFGDRWRIEANSSVKFKYNRQYIKRPEIIIAN; this comes from the coding sequence TTGCCGTTCATAATCAGGTGGGAAGCTATGCTGTTCAAGTGGTTATTCATTTTTTTTTGTTGTGCCCTGGCCCTGTTGCCGGCGATAGAATCGCCGGCCCAGGTAACGCCTGATACTGCCATTAAGAAGGTCGACCTGAAGTCTGATACCGTAAAGAGGGCCTCTATTGATAGCTTTATCCTGAAACGCAAAGGGCTGCTGGGCAAGCTGGCCCGGAACCTGCTTTCCAATAATCCCACCGGGGATGTGGTTACCGGCCCCATCAGGAACGACCTGCTTTTCAGTATTTATAATGGCCGGGTCATCCGCAGTATTACGATCGCCGGACTTGATTTCGGTACGCTTATTACAGATACCAGCAAAACGTTTAAGAACTGGCTCACGAACCTGGCCAATAATTTCCATCATAAGACAAGGGGCTACGTGATCAGGAATAACCTGTTCTTTAAGGTGGGCGACCGGGTATTCCCTTACCTGCTGGCCGATAATGAACGTCACCTGCGTGATCAGCCTTATTTGCAGGATGCCAGGATTGTGATACGGTCATCCGACAGGAGTTTTGATTCAGTGGACATCACCATTTTTACCAAAGATGTATTGTCTATCGGCGGCTCCTTCCGTATGCACAATAGTACCAGCGTGAGCGGAACGATCCGGGAAGATAACCTGGGCGGCTGGGGCGACCGCCTGCAGGGCAGCCTGCTGTATGATCAGCAACGCAAGGAGAAGGTTGGTTATGGCGCGGAATTTATTAAGCGGAATATTGCCGGTTCTTTTATTGATGGGTATGTAGGCTACGATGATTTTAATGATGCCTTTAACAGCGGGCGGGATGAGGAGATCACTTATTATGCCCGGCTGATCAGGCCATTGGTACATCCTTACCTGCGGTTTACTTATGCCGGTGAGGTGGCCTACCACAAGACGCAAAATATGTATCTCCCCGATTCTATTTATGAGTCTGACGCCCACTATCGCTATTTTAATTATGATACCTGGCTGGGATGGAATACCGGTGCTTATAGTGTGGGTAATGTACAAAACCAGAACGGCCGTACGCGTACGTTGCTGGGCGTGCGTTTTTTCAGGAAGCAGTTCCAGGAGGTGCCGAAGGTGTTTTCGGAGGAGTTTTATTATGACTATATTGATAGGGTAGCTGCCCTGGGCTCTGTTTCGATTTTCCGGCAGGATTTTTATAAGGTGCGTTATGTGTATGGTTTTGGCCGTAATGAAGACGTTCCTGAAGGTGTTGATGTTTCACTTACTGCAGGCTGGACAAGGACGCAGGGAAGGGACCGGCCTTATGCCGGCATTGATTTCCAGCGGTTTTATTTCACTGAGAAGGAAGATTATTTTAATTATACTGCCCGCATAGGCGGCTACCTGCATAAGAATACGCTGGAAGATGTGGACATTCTGTTTAACCTGGACTTTTTCTCCCGCCTGCAAACGCTGAGCAAGAAATGGAAGCAGCGTAGTTTTCTCAGCGCGGGCATTACCCTGCAGGCAGGTACAGAACTGAATCCCCCGCTGTTCCTGGAAAGCCCGTTTGGCCTGCCGGAAATGCGCAACGGGAAAAGGACGTTTGGAGAGATACGCACTACAGTAAAGGGTGAATCTGTCTTTTTTAGTCCCTGGATGTTTTTGAATTTCCGGTTTGCTCCTTTTATTTTTGGTAATGCTACCCTACTTACTCCTGAAAAGCAGGACCTCAAGAAGAGTGATCTTTACTCCAGTGTAGGGGGCGGTATACGCACCCGTAATGAAAGCCTTATTTTCGGGACGATCGAGTTAAAGGGCTATTTTTTTCCCCGCAAGAATTATTTTGGCGATCGCTGGCGGATAGAGGCGAATTCGAGTGTTAAGTTCAAGTACAACCGCCAGTATATTAAGCGGCCTGAGATTATTATTGCGAATTAA
- a CDS encoding sterol desaturase family protein: MKLNILAFAVPLFVSFMILEYVVARRKKLPYFNLHHSIANISIGIAERLMDVWVVGLFYFVYDYIQKHYGLFNIKPNLLLWILLLLCTDFMWYWYHRLAHEINIFWAAHIVHHQSEDFNYTVSARITVLQAFIRTGFWTILPLLGFPAPMITSILLVHGLYPFFIHTRLIGKLGILEYVLVTPSHHRVHHASNEQYLDKNYGDVFIIWDKLFGTFQKEEDNIEIKYGLTHPIKSYSFLWQHFHFLAELTYAIRRTKGGWNKFKLLFSKPEQIDPAVREIAEDRFRIRQSNAPFDKPLNRYVVWQIGLTIALLFIFILFDHYLPLTQQVLISLAILLTLINCGAIMEQKQWIYYLEFLRLLTLTIGFIMVYPAVWLNILALFAAILLVAYFNTIRVYYLQWVYHRHRRS; the protein is encoded by the coding sequence ATGAAACTAAACATACTGGCCTTTGCAGTACCGCTTTTTGTTTCGTTCATGATATTGGAATATGTAGTGGCAAGGCGCAAAAAACTACCTTACTTTAACCTGCACCATTCTATTGCCAACATCAGTATTGGCATTGCCGAACGGCTGATGGATGTTTGGGTGGTTGGATTATTCTATTTCGTATACGATTACATTCAAAAACACTATGGGCTGTTCAACATAAAGCCCAACCTCTTACTCTGGATCCTGTTATTGCTGTGCACCGACTTTATGTGGTACTGGTATCACCGCCTGGCCCATGAGATCAACATCTTCTGGGCAGCCCATATCGTCCACCACCAGAGTGAGGATTTCAACTATACCGTATCGGCGCGCATTACGGTATTACAGGCCTTCATACGCACCGGCTTCTGGACAATATTGCCTTTGCTCGGATTCCCGGCGCCTATGATCACCAGTATCTTACTGGTACACGGACTTTACCCGTTTTTCATCCATACCCGGCTCATCGGCAAATTGGGTATCCTGGAATATGTGCTGGTAACCCCTTCACACCACCGGGTACACCATGCCAGCAACGAACAGTACCTCGACAAAAACTATGGCGATGTATTCATCATCTGGGATAAGCTCTTTGGCACCTTTCAAAAGGAGGAAGACAATATTGAGATCAAATATGGCTTAACGCATCCTATAAAAAGCTATAGCTTCCTGTGGCAGCACTTCCATTTTCTGGCCGAGCTTACCTACGCTATCCGGCGCACCAAAGGGGGATGGAACAAATTCAAGCTATTGTTCAGTAAACCCGAACAAATCGATCCCGCTGTACGGGAAATAGCGGAAGATCGCTTCAGGATACGGCAAAGCAATGCGCCGTTCGACAAGCCATTGAACAGGTATGTAGTATGGCAAATTGGCTTAACCATTGCCCTGCTCTTTATATTCATCCTGTTTGACCATTACCTACCATTAACACAGCAGGTACTCATCTCGCTGGCCATATTGCTGACCCTCATCAATTGCGGGGCAATCATGGAACAGAAGCAGTGGATCTATTACCTGGAGTTTTTACGCTTACTAACCCTCACCATAGGATTCATAATGGTGTATCCGGCTGTGTGGCTCAATATCCTGGCGTTGTTTGCAGCCATCCTGTTGGTGGCGTACTTCAACACCATCCGCGTGTATTACCTCCAATGGGTATATCACCGGCACAGGCGCTCCTAA